One window of Curtobacterium sp. 458 genomic DNA carries:
- a CDS encoding GNAT family N-acetyltransferase: protein MSSDAFDERYELRTIAPALDEQGAPTAETTAWMRAVNLGFHETDATPEHAARAVGEFAADDQTWLGAYVRHPLPGSVDETWPAGTFAWFRKALSWGDGSTVDTQAISAVTVRPTERRRGILRAMMTRALEQGVAEGYAMASLTASEGTIYRRFGFGSAIRERAVRVRRARALPLLAPTSGTVTVVTPEWLEAGPAREVFARFDACTPGSMVRNTGTWPVALGLRGYDGEPAKDVRAAVHRPSGVDEVDGYVTWRVKEGHGRDDDTVLEIVDLVYATDEAYLSLWEFLLSIDLNDVVRYNRSRLDDPIVAALGDNRAYDVEHEEDHVWLRVLDVARVLESRPYAVDGSLTLAVSDAMGFAAGTYRLDVVDGRGSVTRIADTPDGDADGAADVRLDVADLGAVLIGSVSPTTLAAAGLIQADDPTAVTRLRAMLLPERTPHGITYF from the coding sequence GTGAGCAGCGACGCATTCGACGAACGGTACGAGCTGCGCACCATCGCGCCGGCGCTGGACGAGCAGGGGGCTCCCACCGCGGAGACCACCGCGTGGATGCGCGCGGTCAACCTGGGCTTCCACGAGACCGATGCGACGCCCGAGCACGCAGCGCGCGCCGTCGGCGAGTTCGCCGCGGACGACCAGACGTGGCTCGGTGCGTACGTCCGACACCCGCTGCCCGGCTCCGTCGACGAGACCTGGCCCGCCGGCACCTTCGCCTGGTTCCGCAAGGCGCTCAGCTGGGGTGACGGCTCGACGGTCGACACGCAGGCGATCAGCGCCGTGACCGTCCGACCCACCGAGCGGCGACGCGGGATCCTCCGCGCGATGATGACCCGTGCGCTCGAGCAGGGCGTCGCCGAGGGGTACGCGATGGCGTCGCTCACCGCCTCCGAGGGCACGATCTACCGGCGGTTCGGGTTCGGCAGCGCCATCCGCGAGCGCGCCGTCCGCGTCCGTCGTGCCCGCGCGCTGCCGCTGCTCGCGCCGACCTCGGGCACCGTCACGGTCGTCACGCCCGAATGGCTCGAGGCCGGCCCCGCCCGCGAGGTCTTCGCCCGGTTCGACGCCTGTACGCCGGGGTCGATGGTGCGGAACACGGGGACGTGGCCCGTCGCGCTCGGGCTCCGCGGGTACGACGGCGAGCCCGCGAAGGACGTGCGGGCTGCCGTGCACAGGCCGTCTGGTGTGGACGAGGTCGACGGCTACGTGACCTGGCGGGTCAAGGAAGGCCACGGTCGCGACGACGACACCGTCCTCGAGATCGTCGACCTCGTCTACGCCACCGACGAGGCCTACCTGTCGCTCTGGGAGTTCCTGCTCTCGATCGACCTCAACGACGTCGTGCGGTACAACCGCTCGCGGCTGGACGACCCGATCGTTGCGGCGCTCGGCGACAACCGGGCGTACGACGTCGAGCACGAGGAGGACCACGTCTGGCTGCGCGTCCTCGACGTCGCCCGCGTCCTGGAGTCGCGGCCGTACGCCGTCGACGGGTCGCTGACGCTGGCGGTCTCCGACGCGATGGGGTTCGCTGCCGGGACGTACCGGCTCGACGTGGTCGACGGGCGCGGATCCGTCACGCGGATCGCAGACACTCCCGACGGGGACGCCGACGGCGCTGCCGACGTGCGTCTCGACGTCGCCGACCTCGGTGCGGTGCTCATCGGGTCGGTGTCGCCCACGACGCTCGCGGCCGCCGGGCTCATCCAGGCAGACGACCCGACCGCGGTCACCCGGCTGCGCGCGATGCTGCTGCCGGAGCGGACGCCGCACGGGATCACGTACTTCTGA
- a CDS encoding GNAT family N-acetyltransferase has protein sequence MSDGHVVKPLTPETFDAWRALAAKHNGVWGGCWCSYFHGDTDQTVKREHDGPTFKERLVSEGVAHAALVFDGDDAIAWCEYGSPAELPNIYHRKEYDAGESRPAPWRITCFFVDRDHRRAGVAREALDGALDLIAAAGGGEVVSFPNEPGPGKRTSSSFLHNGTRSMFEQAGFTFERQLGKRKTVMRKIVPASGGAVAGRP, from the coding sequence ATGTCCGACGGACACGTGGTGAAGCCCCTGACCCCCGAGACGTTCGACGCCTGGCGCGCCCTCGCTGCGAAGCACAACGGCGTCTGGGGCGGCTGCTGGTGCTCGTACTTCCACGGCGACACCGACCAGACCGTGAAGCGGGAGCACGACGGGCCCACCTTCAAGGAACGACTCGTGTCCGAGGGCGTGGCGCACGCGGCACTGGTGTTCGACGGCGACGATGCGATCGCCTGGTGCGAGTACGGCTCCCCCGCGGAGCTGCCGAACATCTACCACCGCAAGGAGTACGACGCGGGCGAGAGCCGACCGGCGCCGTGGCGGATCACCTGCTTCTTCGTCGACCGCGACCACCGCAGGGCCGGCGTCGCTCGCGAGGCCCTCGACGGAGCCCTCGACCTGATCGCTGCTGCCGGCGGGGGCGAGGTCGTGTCGTTCCCGAACGAACCGGGACCCGGCAAGCGGACCTCGTCCTCGTTCCTCCACAACGGGACGCGGTCGATGTTCGAGCAGGCGGGCTTCACGTTCGAGCGGCAGCTCGGGAAGCGGAAGACCGTGATGCGGAAGATCGTCCCGGCCTCGGGCGGCGCCGTGGCCGGGAGGCCGTGA
- a CDS encoding DUF2087 domain-containing protein, with protein MGAGASSGARASAQSSAGPSDVARAMARARQAVAVLASPTLRAALVGDGELDDRTRAAVDAFDWVDEHGPDRALLGSTARTLQLLQAPAAALEFDRIARMPHAEAERVPLSLRIVGIVGDRLGRTRPLTEPVLNAAIAMFAEDVAVVRRDAVDQGLLERTEDGASYRFVG; from the coding sequence ATGGGTGCGGGGGCGTCGTCTGGTGCGCGCGCGTCGGCTCAGTCGAGTGCCGGGCCGTCCGACGTCGCCCGCGCGATGGCCCGTGCGCGGCAGGCCGTCGCAGTGCTCGCCAGCCCGACGCTCCGGGCCGCGCTGGTCGGCGACGGCGAGCTCGACGACCGGACCCGCGCGGCCGTCGACGCGTTCGACTGGGTGGACGAGCACGGTCCGGACCGAGCACTGCTCGGGTCGACCGCGCGGACACTGCAGCTGCTGCAGGCGCCCGCTGCGGCCCTCGAGTTCGACCGGATCGCGCGGATGCCGCACGCTGAGGCCGAGCGCGTCCCGCTGTCCCTCCGCATCGTCGGGATCGTGGGCGATCGTCTGGGTCGTACGCGGCCCCTGACCGAGCCGGTGCTCAATGCTGCCATCGCGATGTTCGCGGAGGACGTCGCGGTCGTCCGGCGGGACGCGGTGGACCAGGGGCTGCTCGAGCGGACCGAGGACGGGGCGTCCTACCGGTTCGTCGGCTGA
- the pnuC gene encoding nicotinamide riboside transporter PnuC, producing the protein MGSVRWLFDAQIVIGDQTVLWREVIGNVFGLLSALGGMRRKIWAWPVGILGNALLFTVFMGALFDTPNPVNLLGQAGRQVMFIIVSVYGWYRWTHRPAEATTVIDPHWASWRTRGLLVLGMVGGTAILTPLFRALGSYEPVWSDAWIFVGSLLATYGMAKGWVEFWLVWVAVDLVGVPLLFSAGYYASGLMYVFYGVFTLTGFFVWMRQRTKPPAAPVTVG; encoded by the coding sequence ATGGGCAGCGTGCGCTGGCTGTTCGACGCACAGATCGTCATCGGTGACCAGACGGTGCTCTGGCGCGAGGTGATCGGCAACGTCTTCGGTCTGCTCAGCGCCCTCGGCGGGATGCGCCGGAAGATCTGGGCGTGGCCCGTCGGCATCCTCGGCAACGCCCTGCTCTTCACCGTGTTCATGGGCGCGCTGTTCGACACCCCGAACCCGGTGAACCTGCTCGGTCAGGCGGGACGCCAGGTCATGTTCATCATCGTGAGCGTCTACGGCTGGTACCGCTGGACGCACCGCCCGGCGGAGGCGACCACCGTGATCGACCCGCACTGGGCCTCCTGGCGGACCCGCGGACTGTTGGTCCTGGGGATGGTGGGCGGCACCGCGATCCTGACCCCGCTGTTCCGCGCCCTCGGCTCGTACGAGCCGGTGTGGAGCGACGCGTGGATCTTCGTCGGTTCCCTGCTCGCCACCTACGGCATGGCCAAGGGTTGGGTCGAGTTCTGGCTCGTCTGGGTGGCCGTCGACCTGGTCGGCGTGCCCCTGCTGTTCTCCGCCGGCTACTACGCGTCGGGGCTGATGTACGTCTTCTACGGGGTGTTCACGCTGACCGGGTTCTTCGTCTGGATGCGCCAGCGGACCAAGCCGCCGGCCGCGCCGGTGACGGTGGGCTGA
- a CDS encoding glycoside hydrolase family 13 protein — translation MTDTLVQPAASTDAETWWRQASVYQIYPRSFADANGDGIGDLPGVTSRVPYLASLGIEAVWLSPFYPSALADGGYDVDDYRDVDPRLGTLDDFDEMVSALHAAGIRVIVDVVPNHTSDRHEWFREALASPKGSAARDRYVFRDGTGPSGEEAPADWVSIFGGPAWTAVGDGQWYLHNFAKEQPDLNWANREVRDDFLHTLRFWSDRGVDGFRIDVAHGLAKALPEGDLPSWAEVLASPKDGQHILWDRDDVHEIYAEWRQVFEEYTPARTAVAEAWVAADRRARYASAEGLGQAFNFDLLEADFDAGSFKEIIEFNLGLAEQSGSSTTWVFSNHDVVRHATRYALPARNGAEEKQGSAWLLAGGSQESLARDLGLRRARAATLLELALPGSAYLYQGEELGLHEVGDIPDAERQDPSFFRNPGVDVGRDGCRVPIPWTTSGESFGFGPGGSHLPQPEWFAAVSVEAEDADPDSTLNLYRKALGLRGQLQSEEHLEWLETGRDDVLAFRRPNGWTSVTVFGDEPYDLLSGELLLASAPVADGALSGVGTAWLRS, via the coding sequence GTGACCGACACGCTCGTCCAGCCCGCAGCCTCCACCGACGCCGAGACCTGGTGGCGCCAGGCGAGCGTCTACCAGATCTACCCCCGCTCCTTCGCGGACGCGAACGGCGACGGCATCGGCGACCTGCCCGGCGTGACGTCGCGGGTGCCGTACCTGGCGTCGCTCGGCATCGAGGCGGTCTGGCTCAGCCCGTTCTACCCGTCCGCCCTCGCCGACGGCGGCTACGACGTCGACGACTACCGCGACGTCGACCCGCGGCTCGGCACCCTCGACGACTTCGACGAGATGGTGTCGGCGCTGCACGCTGCCGGCATCCGCGTCATCGTCGACGTCGTGCCGAACCACACGAGCGACCGGCACGAGTGGTTCCGCGAGGCCCTCGCGTCGCCGAAGGGCAGCGCGGCCCGTGACCGGTACGTCTTCCGCGACGGCACCGGGCCTTCGGGCGAGGAAGCCCCCGCCGACTGGGTGTCGATCTTCGGCGGTCCGGCCTGGACCGCGGTCGGTGACGGCCAGTGGTACCTGCACAACTTCGCGAAGGAGCAGCCCGACCTCAACTGGGCGAACCGGGAGGTCCGCGACGACTTCCTCCACACCCTCCGCTTCTGGTCGGACCGGGGTGTCGACGGCTTCCGGATCGACGTGGCGCACGGTCTGGCGAAGGCCCTGCCCGAAGGCGACCTGCCGAGCTGGGCCGAGGTGCTCGCGAGCCCGAAGGACGGCCAGCACATCCTCTGGGACCGCGACGACGTGCACGAGATCTACGCCGAGTGGCGGCAGGTCTTCGAGGAGTACACCCCGGCCCGCACCGCGGTCGCCGAGGCCTGGGTCGCCGCGGACCGTCGTGCCCGCTACGCCAGCGCCGAGGGGCTTGGGCAGGCGTTCAACTTCGACCTGCTCGAGGCCGACTTCGACGCCGGCTCGTTCAAGGAGATCATCGAGTTCAACCTCGGGCTCGCCGAGCAGTCCGGCTCGTCGACGACGTGGGTGTTCTCCAACCACGACGTCGTGCGCCACGCCACCCGCTACGCGCTCCCGGCCCGGAACGGCGCCGAGGAGAAGCAGGGCTCGGCCTGGCTGCTCGCCGGCGGGTCGCAGGAATCCCTCGCCCGCGACCTCGGCCTCCGTCGCGCCCGTGCGGCGACGCTGCTCGAACTCGCGCTGCCCGGCTCCGCGTACCTGTACCAGGGCGAGGAGCTCGGCCTGCACGAGGTCGGTGACATCCCCGACGCCGAGCGTCAGGACCCGTCGTTCTTCCGGAACCCGGGCGTCGACGTCGGCCGTGACGGCTGCCGTGTCCCGATCCCGTGGACGACCTCGGGCGAGAGCTTCGGCTTCGGCCCCGGCGGCTCGCACCTCCCGCAGCCCGAGTGGTTCGCCGCGGTGTCGGTCGAGGCGGAGGACGCCGACCCCGACTCGACGCTGAACCTCTACCGGAAGGCCCTCGGGCTCCGCGGGCAGCTGCAGTCCGAGGAGCACCTCGAGTGGCTCGAGACCGGCCGCGACGACGTCCTGGCGTTCCGCCGTCCGAACGGGTGGACGAGCGTCACGGTGTTCGGCGACGAGCCGTACGACCTCCTCTCCGGCGAGCTCCTGCTCGCCTCCGCGCCGGTGGCAGACGGCGCACTGTCGGGTGTGGGGACGGCCTGGTTGCGTTCCTGA
- a CDS encoding ABC transporter permease, with amino-acid sequence MSRLGTVVRFEFVRAVKKPAFWIGTLALPIVIVLVTLLVGLGQSAGADSVVSSSSATKTPFRYVDHSGLVSEQVAEKWGGTPSTDAAADRAAVRDGRLDAFIEFPESPATSSIRVDAADRGLFGNGRYSSLAERVVEQSVAASVDDPQAVQLLRNPPSADVTTYADGAVAPGWLSVLPPALYAAAFFGLVILLAARMVTVVVEEKENRISEMILTTVTAGDLIRGKVVAMLLVGLVQIGVFLLPGLVTFAVALPLFASRLGGIVVDPWRMLVGALLLVGGVLLASGLFVAVGAAVPSIKDASSLQSAAIFALIIPVYAVFFVVTNPTSPVAAFFTYFPTFTPVTAMVRNAVGSLSVTESIVCIVIVWVVAAVLLWFAEYLFRHSVAQYGSKVTLRQIASWRRGRPAAR; translated from the coding sequence ATGAGCCGGCTCGGCACGGTCGTCCGCTTCGAGTTCGTCCGCGCGGTGAAGAAGCCAGCGTTCTGGATCGGCACCCTCGCGCTGCCGATCGTCATCGTGCTGGTGACCCTGCTCGTGGGGCTCGGCCAGTCCGCAGGCGCCGACTCGGTCGTGTCGAGCAGCTCGGCGACCAAGACCCCGTTCCGCTACGTCGACCACTCGGGGCTCGTGTCCGAGCAGGTCGCCGAGAAGTGGGGAGGGACGCCGTCCACCGACGCCGCCGCCGACCGCGCCGCCGTGCGGGACGGCCGGCTCGACGCGTTCATCGAGTTCCCCGAGTCGCCGGCGACCTCGTCGATCCGCGTGGACGCCGCCGACCGGGGGCTGTTCGGCAACGGGCGGTACTCGTCGCTGGCGGAGCGGGTGGTCGAGCAGAGCGTCGCTGCCTCGGTCGACGACCCGCAGGCGGTGCAGCTCCTCCGGAACCCGCCGTCCGCCGACGTCACCACCTACGCCGACGGAGCCGTCGCCCCGGGGTGGCTGTCGGTCCTGCCACCGGCGCTCTACGCGGCCGCGTTCTTCGGGCTGGTGATCCTGCTCGCCGCCCGGATGGTGACCGTGGTCGTCGAGGAGAAGGAGAACCGGATCTCCGAGATGATCCTCACGACGGTGACGGCGGGTGACCTCATCCGCGGCAAGGTCGTCGCGATGCTGCTCGTCGGCCTCGTGCAGATCGGGGTGTTCCTGCTCCCCGGGCTCGTGACGTTCGCCGTCGCCCTGCCGCTGTTCGCATCGCGACTCGGCGGGATCGTCGTCGATCCGTGGCGGATGCTCGTCGGGGCACTCCTGCTCGTCGGCGGGGTCCTGCTCGCCTCCGGGCTCTTCGTCGCCGTCGGCGCCGCCGTGCCGTCGATCAAGGACGCCTCGTCGCTGCAGTCAGCCGCGATCTTCGCCCTCATCATCCCGGTCTACGCGGTGTTCTTCGTCGTGACGAACCCGACCTCCCCGGTCGCGGCGTTCTTCACGTACTTCCCGACGTTCACCCCGGTGACCGCCATGGTCCGCAACGCCGTCGGCTCGCTGAGCGTCACCGAGTCCATCGTCTGCATCGTCATCGTCTGGGTGGTCGCGGCGGTGCTGTTGTGGTTCGCGGAGTACCTGTTCCGGCACTCGGTCGCGCAGTACGGGTCGAAGGTGACGCTCAGGCAGATCGCGTCGTGGCGTCGGGGACGACCGGCAGCCCGGTGA
- a CDS encoding ATP-binding cassette domain-containing protein codes for MSGASIEVRDFVMRFGDRTVVDGLSFDIAPGETFGLLGSNGSGKTTTIRALLGITTPTSGTLTIDGHPYKPATGGIGYLPEERGLYRKESVIDVMTYFGQLRGLGRHEATAWSHEYLERVGLADRAKLRVDKLSGGQQQKVQLGITIMDRPRLLILDEPTKGLDPVNRRLLLDLVDERKADGATVILVTHHMDEVERLCDRILLLKDGAAAAYGTIPDVQDAFGGAVAKVGLDGSVPPSPLYRLARHEGHVAYLVPTRAASADGSDILASLVAAGAHVTGFEMRRIPLDEIFVQVYGHDAGADLVADEPTAGAAA; via the coding sequence ATGAGTGGGGCGAGCATCGAGGTGCGGGACTTCGTGATGCGGTTCGGGGACCGCACCGTGGTGGACGGGCTGTCGTTCGACATCGCCCCCGGAGAGACCTTCGGCCTGCTCGGCAGCAACGGCTCCGGCAAGACCACCACCATCCGGGCACTGCTCGGCATCACGACCCCGACCTCCGGCACGCTCACGATCGACGGGCACCCCTACAAGCCGGCGACCGGCGGCATCGGGTACCTCCCCGAGGAACGCGGGCTCTACCGCAAGGAGTCCGTCATCGACGTCATGACGTACTTCGGGCAGCTCCGCGGACTGGGCCGGCACGAGGCCACGGCGTGGAGCCACGAGTACCTCGAGCGGGTCGGCCTCGCGGACCGCGCGAAGCTCCGGGTCGACAAGCTCTCCGGCGGGCAGCAGCAGAAGGTGCAGCTCGGCATCACGATCATGGACCGGCCGCGCCTGCTCATCCTCGACGAGCCGACCAAGGGCCTCGACCCGGTGAACCGTCGGCTGCTGCTGGACCTGGTCGACGAGCGGAAGGCCGACGGTGCGACGGTCATCCTCGTCACGCACCACATGGACGAGGTCGAGCGGCTCTGCGACCGGATCCTCCTGCTCAAGGACGGCGCCGCCGCCGCGTACGGGACGATCCCGGACGTGCAGGACGCCTTCGGCGGTGCGGTCGCGAAGGTCGGCCTCGACGGATCGGTGCCACCATCGCCGCTGTACCGGCTCGCCCGCCACGAGGGACACGTGGCGTACCTCGTCCCGACCCGCGCAGCCTCGGCGGACGGGTCGGACATCCTCGCCTCGCTCGTCGCGGCGGGCGCCCACGTGACGGGGTTCGAGATGCGCCGCATCCCCCTCGACGAGATCTTCGTCCAGGTCTACGGGCACGACGCCGGCGCCGACCTGGTCGCCGACGAGCCCACGGCGGGAGCAGCAGCATGA
- a CDS encoding carbohydrate ABC transporter permease — translation MTMQAPLRPGTTATGSIRSVDADRNAGRRGERFNWPVTIVLVLCALSVLVPLYVTITMAFKTTSQAVDGNAFSLPAPFSVDGFVQAWELTDFPRAFGVSVLVAAITVVGTILLASFTAYAIARNWERRLFRWSFFYLLAAMFLPFPVLALSQVKLTGLAGLDNPFGVAILHVMFQLSFSVLLFTAFLRSIPAELEESARIDGASTGQVFWRLVFPLLAPMSATVGIFAFLASWNDFVMPSLITSDPALQTLPVLQQMFQTQFSNNYNVSFASYLMAMAPAIIVYLFTQRWVMAGVTQGAIK, via the coding sequence ATGACCATGCAGGCACCCCTGCGGCCGGGGACCACCGCGACGGGCTCCATCCGTTCCGTCGACGCCGACCGGAACGCCGGACGTCGCGGCGAGCGCTTCAACTGGCCCGTGACGATCGTCCTCGTCCTCTGCGCCCTGTCCGTGCTCGTCCCGCTGTACGTCACGATCACGATGGCGTTCAAGACGACCTCGCAGGCGGTCGACGGCAACGCGTTCTCGCTGCCGGCACCGTTCAGCGTCGACGGCTTCGTGCAGGCCTGGGAGCTCACGGACTTCCCGCGCGCGTTCGGCGTCTCCGTGCTCGTCGCCGCGATCACCGTCGTCGGGACGATCCTGCTCGCCTCGTTCACGGCGTACGCGATCGCCCGCAACTGGGAGCGCCGGCTGTTCCGCTGGTCGTTCTTCTACCTGCTCGCCGCGATGTTCCTGCCGTTCCCGGTGCTCGCGCTGTCGCAGGTGAAGCTGACCGGCCTGGCGGGACTGGACAACCCGTTCGGCGTCGCGATCCTGCACGTCATGTTCCAGCTCTCCTTCAGCGTGCTGCTCTTCACGGCGTTCCTGCGGTCGATCCCCGCGGAGCTCGAGGAGAGCGCCCGCATCGACGGCGCGAGCACCGGCCAGGTGTTCTGGCGGCTGGTGTTCCCGCTCCTCGCACCGATGAGCGCGACCGTCGGGATCTTCGCGTTCCTCGCGTCGTGGAACGACTTCGTGATGCCGTCGCTCATCACGTCCGACCCGGCCCTGCAGACCCTCCCGGTGCTGCAGCAGATGTTCCAGACGCAGTTCAGCAACAACTACAACGTGTCGTTCGCCTCGTACCTGATGGCGATGGCACCGGCGATCATCGTCTACCTGTTCACGCAGCGCTGGGTGATGGCCGGGGTCACGCAGGGCGCGATCAAGTGA
- a CDS encoding cryptochrome/photolyase family protein, whose product MTDQRRRLILPGQYGPDFDDGGPLLVVEAREFLTARPMHRAKAHLWLSALRHLVHDLHERGEGDRVEHVQVDALKDALVGRDDLEVVDPPSRTLRAQVRHWGKGTEVLPSRGFVTDEDEFAEWAAQGTGRFRMEAFYERVRKREGWLMRSDKPIGGKFSLDDQNRESPPKGATTLGLPDPWWPEEDDVDAEVRRDLDRWERDGLARFVGADDRRRFAVTPAEAQHALDDFVRTRLNDFGPFEDATLTDDWTMAHSLLSVPMNLGVLDPRDAIEAALVAHRDDDAPLASVEGFVRQIAGWRDYVWHLYWWFGDDYGASENALDAHERLPRWWKELDASEIDAACLHTAIDGLHEHGWLHHIQRLMVLGNFALQRGYDPVHLTEWFTDVFVDGTDWVMPANIIGMSQHADGGMVATKPYASGGRYIDRMSDHCGGCRYDPTKRVGEDACPFTAGYWAFLARTEPALRNNNRMARPLQQMRKLADLDEVIAQEARRGTP is encoded by the coding sequence ATGACCGACCAGCGCCGCCGCCTGATCCTGCCGGGCCAGTACGGCCCGGACTTCGACGACGGCGGTCCGCTCCTCGTGGTCGAGGCGCGGGAGTTCCTCACCGCGAGGCCGATGCACCGTGCCAAGGCGCACCTGTGGTTGAGCGCCCTCCGGCACCTCGTGCACGATCTCCACGAGCGCGGCGAGGGCGACCGGGTCGAGCACGTGCAGGTCGACGCGCTGAAGGACGCGCTCGTCGGCCGGGACGACCTCGAGGTCGTGGACCCGCCGTCCCGCACGCTCCGGGCGCAGGTGCGGCACTGGGGCAAGGGCACCGAGGTGCTGCCGAGCCGCGGGTTCGTCACCGACGAGGACGAGTTCGCCGAGTGGGCCGCGCAGGGCACCGGCCGCTTCCGGATGGAGGCGTTCTACGAGCGGGTCCGCAAGCGCGAGGGTTGGTTGATGCGCTCGGACAAGCCGATCGGCGGGAAGTTCAGCCTCGACGACCAGAACCGCGAGTCCCCGCCGAAGGGTGCGACGACGCTCGGGCTCCCCGACCCGTGGTGGCCCGAGGAGGACGACGTCGACGCCGAGGTCCGGCGTGACCTCGACCGATGGGAGCGGGACGGGCTCGCGCGGTTCGTCGGCGCCGACGACCGACGCCGGTTCGCGGTCACCCCGGCGGAGGCGCAGCACGCCCTCGACGACTTCGTCCGCACCCGGCTGAACGACTTCGGGCCGTTCGAGGACGCCACGCTCACGGACGACTGGACGATGGCGCACTCGCTGCTCAGCGTGCCGATGAACCTCGGCGTCCTCGACCCGCGCGACGCGATCGAGGCCGCCCTCGTGGCGCACCGCGACGACGACGCGCCGCTCGCGAGCGTCGAGGGCTTCGTCCGGCAGATCGCCGGGTGGCGCGACTACGTCTGGCACCTCTACTGGTGGTTCGGCGACGACTACGGCGCGTCCGAGAACGCCCTCGACGCCCACGAGCGGCTCCCCCGCTGGTGGAAGGAGCTCGACGCGTCGGAGATCGACGCGGCCTGTCTGCACACCGCGATCGACGGCCTGCACGAGCACGGCTGGCTGCACCACATCCAGCGGCTCATGGTGCTCGGCAACTTCGCCCTGCAGCGTGGCTACGACCCGGTGCACCTGACCGAGTGGTTCACCGACGTCTTCGTGGACGGGACCGACTGGGTGATGCCCGCGAACATCATCGGGATGTCGCAGCACGCGGACGGCGGGATGGTCGCCACGAAGCCGTACGCCTCCGGCGGGCGCTACATCGACCGGATGTCGGACCACTGCGGCGGCTGCCGGTACGACCCGACGAAGCGGGTCGGCGAGGACGCCTGCCCGTTCACGGCCGGCTACTGGGCGTTCCTCGCGCGGACGGAACCCGCGCTGCGGAACAACAACCGCATGGCGCGTCCCCTGCAGCAGATGCGCAAGCTGGCGGACCTCGACGAGGTGATCGCCCAGGAGGCGCGGCGCGGCACGCCCTGA
- a CDS encoding SDR family oxidoreductase — protein sequence MPSSALPLHRSLPLAGKTALVTGVSRRRGIGFAVASKLADLGASIVVHHHRPHDLDLPWGGDDLDSVRDGLRAHLTEGARFTDVPGDLSDPSTIPGLIDTATALTGRLDVLVCNHAKSGDDGSILDMTPERLSAFWEVNTRATLLLTAEFARRRAPRTDEPRRPGDRITGSGPYTEAQGHVFWMTSGQIHGAMIGEVAYAASKAALAGVTATVAKELLELGIVLNTVNPGPVNTGYMDPETTDRSLDGLQEYLASTPFGRVGTPQDPAELIGWLATSSGSWVVGQVLTSDGGFSL from the coding sequence ATGCCCTCCTCCGCACTGCCCCTGCATCGGTCCCTACCCCTGGCCGGCAAGACGGCCCTCGTCACCGGCGTCTCGCGGCGTCGGGGCATCGGGTTCGCCGTCGCGTCGAAGCTCGCCGACCTCGGCGCCAGCATCGTCGTCCACCACCACCGGCCGCACGACCTCGACCTCCCGTGGGGTGGTGACGACCTCGACTCCGTTCGTGACGGGCTCCGCGCCCACCTGACCGAGGGAGCCCGGTTCACGGACGTCCCCGGCGACCTGTCCGACCCGTCGACGATCCCCGGGCTCATCGACACCGCGACGGCGCTCACCGGCCGCCTCGACGTGCTCGTCTGCAACCACGCCAAGAGCGGCGACGACGGCAGCATCCTCGACATGACCCCCGAGCGGCTCAGCGCGTTCTGGGAGGTCAACACCCGCGCGACGCTCCTGCTCACCGCCGAGTTCGCCCGACGGCGAGCACCGCGGACGGACGAGCCGCGGCGACCGGGGGACCGGATCACCGGGTCGGGTCCCTACACCGAGGCGCAGGGTCACGTGTTCTGGATGACCTCCGGCCAGATCCACGGGGCGATGATCGGTGAGGTCGCGTACGCCGCGAGCAAGGCCGCGCTCGCCGGGGTGACCGCCACCGTGGCGAAGGAGCTGCTCGAGCTCGGCATCGTGCTCAACACGGTCAACCCGGGGCCGGTGAACACGGGTTACATGGACCCGGAGACCACCGACCGGTCGCTCGACGGGCTGCAGGAGTACCTCGCGAGCACGCCGTTCGGCCGGGTCGGGACGCCGCAGGACCCCGCCGAGCTCATCGGCTGGTTGGCGACGTCGTCGGGGAGCTGGGTGGTGGGGCAGGTCCTCACGTCCGACGGCGGCTTCTCGCTCTAG